The following proteins come from a genomic window of Candidatus Limnocylindrales bacterium:
- a CDS encoding tetratricopeptide repeat protein, with protein MTRRKKPLHRLPTERTLTVAAPAAAAPAAMPAPADAKAAARSAAARRFSLVSLVVPALFVVAMAFGAFANAMPSIAIHDDVFFVPARHALTWKSVGQMFREDTWSATGSGAGTYRPLAILSIAVNGAMFGEDPAGYHATNVVLHMLASLAVFLLLAELIVAVGAWQTTGAVRDAVGSDADSLSPGSSIASSIASRAALSAASAPWIAALAAAVFAVHPIHTEAVDSVFNRSEVLSTIGVVTALWIIVRWHETRPVAAWIGACVFYLAALLCRESAVSLPVLAAATLWIAHPHESASDRLRRLAPVAVLLLPLGEYFVLRGHSMAAAGEATGGPILGVVTGEDFLSRLAYSAATLREYLRMLLWPHPLRASYENFSGTGLVASVIVHGALVASAILVRRRAPLVAIAIAFFYVSLLPSSRVFTAIGSALGVMKLQNSLLIAERVAYLPSVSVAIASAAAIAALARMRGVGSAALCAAPVLALGLYATTARNAQWHSATALFGAEVRAAPENGDGWRLYVSALSNDGRFEEAAEACNGQLDQPSRSAQLFNNCGVVYDKLGRDELAMKAYQRAIDLGLTSVGHANLGRVYARLGKAAEAEAEFVAAVDSETNPAQKHYRTAVMLIRFHPERSADARREIQAALALQPDFAAARQLLSQIGH; from the coding sequence ATGACGAGACGCAAGAAGCCACTCCACCGTCTCCCGACCGAGCGGACGCTGACCGTTGCTGCGCCGGCTGCCGCCGCGCCTGCAGCTATGCCTGCGCCGGCGGACGCAAAAGCCGCTGCACGGAGCGCTGCCGCGCGGCGTTTTTCGCTCGTCTCGCTCGTGGTGCCCGCGCTCTTCGTCGTCGCGATGGCATTCGGCGCGTTTGCCAATGCGATGCCATCGATCGCCATCCACGACGACGTGTTCTTCGTTCCTGCCCGGCATGCACTTACGTGGAAATCGGTTGGCCAGATGTTTCGCGAAGACACGTGGTCGGCGACCGGCTCCGGCGCCGGCACGTACCGGCCGCTGGCGATCCTGAGCATCGCCGTCAACGGCGCCATGTTCGGCGAAGATCCGGCGGGCTACCACGCGACCAACGTGGTGCTTCACATGCTTGCAAGCCTCGCCGTGTTTCTGCTGCTCGCCGAGCTGATCGTCGCTGTCGGCGCATGGCAGACGACAGGCGCGGTGCGCGATGCCGTCGGTTCGGACGCGGATTCTTTGTCGCCTGGTTCGTCGATCGCGTCGTCGATCGCTTCCCGGGCCGCGCTGTCGGCCGCTTCCGCGCCGTGGATTGCGGCGCTTGCCGCCGCGGTCTTCGCCGTGCATCCGATCCACACCGAAGCCGTCGATTCGGTGTTCAACCGCTCGGAAGTGCTCTCGACGATCGGCGTCGTGACGGCTCTGTGGATCATCGTTCGCTGGCACGAGACGCGTCCGGTCGCGGCGTGGATCGGCGCGTGCGTCTTCTATCTTGCTGCCCTGCTTTGCCGCGAGAGTGCCGTGTCGCTGCCGGTGCTCGCCGCCGCCACGCTGTGGATCGCGCATCCGCACGAGTCCGCGAGCGACCGCCTTCGCAGGCTGGCGCCCGTGGCCGTGCTGCTGCTACCGCTCGGCGAGTACTTCGTGCTGCGCGGCCATTCGATGGCCGCAGCCGGCGAAGCCACCGGCGGACCGATTCTCGGCGTCGTGACCGGAGAGGACTTTCTGTCGCGCCTGGCGTACTCGGCGGCGACGTTGCGCGAGTACCTGCGCATGCTCCTTTGGCCGCATCCGCTGCGCGCTTCGTACGAAAATTTCAGCGGCACCGGCCTCGTCGCCTCCGTGATCGTTCATGGCGCGCTGGTGGCGAGCGCGATCCTCGTGCGGCGCCGCGCGCCGCTCGTCGCGATCGCGATCGCTTTCTTTTATGTATCGCTGCTGCCGTCGAGTCGCGTGTTCACCGCGATCGGTTCGGCGCTCGGCGTAATGAAGCTGCAGAACTCGCTGCTGATCGCCGAGCGCGTGGCATACTTGCCGTCGGTGTCGGTGGCCATTGCGTCGGCCGCAGCGATCGCCGCGCTCGCACGAATGCGCGGCGTCGGCTCAGCCGCACTCTGCGCCGCCCCGGTGCTCGCGCTCGGCCTTTATGCGACCACCGCGCGCAACGCCCAGTGGCATAGCGCGACCGCGCTGTTCGGTGCGGAGGTTCGTGCAGCCCCGGAAAACGGCGACGGCTGGCGCCTGTATGTCTCGGCGCTGTCGAATGACGGGCGTTTCGAAGAAGCGGCCGAAGCGTGCAACGGGCAGCTCGACCAACCTTCACGCAGCGCGCAGCTGTTCAACAACTGCGGCGTCGTCTACGACAAGCTCGGTCGCGACGAGCTCGCGATGAAGGCCTACCAACGTGCCATCGATCTCGGCCTCACGTCAGTCGGACACGCCAATCTCGGCCGCGTCTACGCGCGGCTCGGCAAAGCCGCCGAAGCCGAGGCCGAGTTCGTGGCTGCCGTCGATTCAGAAACCAACCCTGCGCAGAAGCACTACCGGACCGCCGTCATGCTGATCCGTTTTCATCCGGAGCGCAGCGCCGACGCGCGGCGCGAAATCCAGGCCGCGCTGGCGCTACAGCCGGACTTCGCTGCGGCCCGCCAGTTGTTGTCGCAGATCGGGCATTGA
- a CDS encoding helix-turn-helix domain-containing protein, whose protein sequence is MSVSDQDTNAVRGATRDALLRAAAELFAEKGAEAVSTREIASKAHVNNGLIHRHFRTKEALLREVLEGLSAEIASVDQEGEASAILLRFFHAVREQETYWKLLARTMLDGQPINCVQKTFPTMGRAIDLIRDLQAQGKGPTDADPRSVAMLAGAVAFGWLVFEPWLLAAGGFAEEEKDEAGREVIRLIRDFLTHPNA, encoded by the coding sequence ATGAGTGTCTCGGACCAGGACACGAACGCCGTACGAGGAGCGACGCGGGATGCGCTTCTGCGTGCAGCAGCAGAGCTGTTTGCGGAAAAAGGCGCCGAGGCGGTTTCGACGCGCGAGATCGCATCCAAGGCACACGTCAACAACGGTCTGATCCATCGTCACTTCCGCACCAAGGAAGCACTACTGCGCGAAGTGCTCGAAGGTCTGAGCGCCGAGATCGCATCCGTCGACCAGGAAGGCGAAGCCAGCGCGATCCTGCTGCGCTTCTTTCATGCGGTGCGCGAGCAGGAGACGTACTGGAAGCTTCTCGCGCGCACGATGCTCGACGGACAGCCGATCAACTGCGTGCAGAAAACGTTTCCGACGATGGGACGCGCGATCGATCTGATCCGTGATCTCCAGGCTCAGGGCAAGGGACCGACGGACGCCGATCCTCGTTCGGTTGCGATGCTCGCAGGGGCCGTCGCATTCGGATGGCTCGTGTTCGAACCGTGGCTTCTCGCGGCCGGCGGCTTCGCCGAAGAAGAAAAGGACGAGGCCGGCCGGGAAGTCATCCGGCTGATCCGCGACTTCCTGACGCATCCGAACGCCTGA
- a CDS encoding metallophosphoesterase family protein, with amino-acid sequence MRTALISDLHGNHVSLKAVLDDIDRTGIDEVICLGDVATLGPRPSEVISELGERGCRCILGNHDAFMLDDQLIRSYTEVPIVVDAVDWCRDQLSADEIAFLSRFELKIPMQLGKNTSALLFHGSPRSHMEDLLATTPPDELDEALAGSQATVLAGGHTHIQMLRQHRGMLLVNPGSVGMPFRQYASGNAPQILPHAEYAVIEADDDNVSVTLRRVSVDKHRLRAEAADSDNPICRSLEQQYT; translated from the coding sequence ATGCGTACGGCACTCATCTCGGACCTGCACGGAAACCACGTCTCCCTGAAGGCGGTTCTCGACGACATCGACCGGACCGGCATCGACGAGGTCATCTGCCTCGGCGACGTCGCCACGCTCGGGCCCCGGCCCAGCGAGGTCATCTCCGAGCTCGGCGAGCGCGGCTGCCGCTGCATCCTCGGCAACCACGATGCGTTCATGCTCGACGATCAGCTGATCCGCTCGTACACCGAGGTTCCGATCGTCGTCGATGCCGTCGACTGGTGTCGTGACCAGCTCTCCGCCGACGAGATCGCGTTTCTGTCGCGATTCGAACTGAAGATCCCGATGCAGCTCGGAAAGAATACGAGCGCGCTGTTGTTTCACGGATCGCCGCGCTCGCACATGGAAGACCTGCTTGCGACCACGCCGCCCGATGAGCTGGACGAAGCGCTTGCCGGTTCGCAGGCAACCGTTCTCGCCGGCGGCCACACGCACATCCAGATGCTCAGGCAGCATCGCGGAATGCTGCTGGTCAATCCCGGCAGTGTCGGCATGCCGTTCCGGCAGTACGCGAGCGGCAACGCCCCGCAGATCCTTCCGCATGCCGAATACGCCGTCATCGAAGCCGACGACGACAACGTCAGCGTGACGCTTCGCCGCGTGTCGGTCGACAAGCACCGTCTGCGCGCCGAGGCCGCCGACTCGGACAATCCGATCTGCCGCTCGCTCGAGCAGCAGTACACCTGA
- the sppA gene encoding signal peptide peptidase SppA: MKSFFASFFGTLAAVAMLLLSLSIVAAVLLSGIGTKPEPQTTIQPGSYLVLDLSDDFQDAPVSTGGIEDLAGLFNEDTRPHVLQSRQVTRALEAAARDSDIAGLYLSGQDLSPGHSTGFAALKEIRDAIGAFRAAGKPVKTWLNFGGTREYYLASAADEVVLDPFGALLVPGLASQPMFYAGAFEKFGIGVQVTRVGKYKSAVEPYTRKDMSPESRAQTQKLIDDIWGDLSGSIEKARNLEPGGLLKIADAEGIIRADKAVESHLIDRVGYLDEMLDELHTATGTKNAKEPFKQISMGDYAKLVPPNNLASKRSDHGSATSSAQKIAIVYAEGTIVDGTGTDQGVVWGDKVARDLREIRRDDAVKALVLRVNSPGGSVTASETIQREVRLIQKTRPVIVSMGSLAASGGYWISTYSDRIFAEPTTITGSIGVFGLLFNVQGLANDKLGLTFQTVKTGKFADAATVTRPKTPEELEVLQKSVDWVYDQFLTKVADSRKMDRAAVNEIAQGRVWSGTEAAKLGLVDEIGGLDKAVAFAAGKASVGEEFTVVEYPVRKALVEALAEALQRKRPQKAAGSEMIASWIREAIDGAVAIGHFNDPRGIYARLPFDLALR, translated from the coding sequence ATGAAAAGCTTCTTTGCGTCCTTTTTCGGAACCCTGGCTGCGGTGGCGATGCTGCTGCTGTCGCTTTCGATCGTCGCGGCCGTTCTGCTGAGCGGCATCGGCACCAAGCCCGAGCCGCAGACGACGATCCAGCCCGGATCGTACCTGGTGCTCGACCTGTCGGACGACTTCCAGGACGCGCCGGTTTCGACCGGCGGCATCGAGGATCTGGCGGGTCTCTTCAACGAGGACACTCGCCCGCACGTGCTTCAGTCGCGACAGGTCACGCGCGCGCTCGAAGCGGCAGCGAGAGATTCGGACATCGCAGGGCTCTATCTTTCCGGACAGGATCTGTCTCCAGGCCACTCGACGGGCTTCGCCGCGCTCAAGGAAATCCGCGATGCGATCGGCGCATTCCGCGCTGCGGGCAAACCGGTCAAGACATGGCTCAACTTCGGCGGGACGCGCGAATACTATCTCGCGTCGGCGGCCGACGAAGTCGTGCTCGATCCGTTCGGTGCGCTGCTGGTGCCTGGCCTCGCGTCGCAGCCGATGTTCTACGCGGGAGCGTTCGAGAAGTTCGGGATCGGCGTGCAGGTGACGCGCGTCGGCAAATACAAAAGCGCGGTCGAGCCGTACACGCGCAAGGACATGAGCCCCGAGAGCCGCGCGCAGACCCAGAAGCTGATCGACGACATCTGGGGAGATCTTTCGGGATCGATCGAAAAGGCGCGCAACCTCGAGCCCGGCGGTCTGCTGAAAATCGCGGACGCCGAGGGAATCATTCGCGCCGACAAAGCCGTCGAGTCGCACCTGATCGATCGCGTCGGCTATCTCGACGAGATGCTCGACGAGCTTCACACGGCTACCGGTACCAAGAACGCCAAGGAGCCGTTCAAGCAGATCTCGATGGGCGATTACGCGAAACTCGTTCCGCCGAACAATCTCGCTTCGAAAAGGAGCGACCACGGCTCGGCAACTTCGAGCGCGCAGAAAATCGCGATCGTCTACGCCGAAGGAACGATCGTCGACGGCACCGGCACCGATCAGGGCGTCGTGTGGGGCGACAAGGTCGCGCGCGACCTTCGCGAAATTCGCCGCGACGATGCCGTCAAGGCTCTCGTGCTTCGCGTCAACAGTCCCGGCGGAAGCGTGACCGCATCCGAGACGATCCAGCGCGAAGTCCGCCTCATCCAGAAAACCAGACCGGTCATCGTTTCGATGGGAAGCCTCGCCGCGTCCGGAGGCTACTGGATTTCGACTTACTCCGACCGCATCTTCGCCGAGCCGACGACCATCACCGGATCGATCGGCGTGTTCGGCCTGCTGTTCAACGTGCAGGGTCTTGCCAACGACAAGCTCGGGCTCACGTTCCAGACCGTCAAGACCGGCAAGTTTGCGGATGCCGCGACCGTCACTCGCCCGAAAACTCCCGAAGAGCTCGAGGTGCTTCAGAAGAGCGTCGACTGGGTCTACGACCAGTTCCTCACCAAGGTTGCCGATTCGCGCAAGATGGACCGCGCTGCGGTGAACGAGATCGCGCAGGGGCGCGTGTGGTCGGGAACGGAAGCGGCAAAGCTCGGGCTCGTCGACGAGATCGGCGGGCTCGACAAAGCCGTCGCCTTCGCGGCCGGCAAAGCGTCCGTCGGAGAGGAATTCACGGTCGTCGAGTATCCGGTACGCAAGGCGCTCGTCGAAGCGCTCGCCGAGGCGCTCCAGCGCAAGCGGCCGCAAAAGGCGGCCGGGTCGGAGATGATCGCAAGCTGGATTCGCGAGGCGATCGACGGGGCCGTCGCGATCGGGCACTTCAACGATCCGCGCGGCATCTACGCAAGGCTCCCATTCGATCTCGCGCTGCGCTAA
- a CDS encoding wax ester/triacylglycerol synthase family O-acyltransferase, translated as MEQTFDRLSALDSFFVDTEREDMPMHIGAVCLFEDPQPGDRRVTLRRLRAHVEARLSMIPRYRQRLMRVPLEGHPVWVDCADFRISDHVRGVALPAPSSPGHLEETVSWIMSQPLARSRPLWEIWLIEGLPSGGFALACKTHHCLADGLSGAALLCAVLGSEPFSIPETPRAWRPRPLPSQLELLRDAIDTRLRGAASLASDAASNAMFSPRNMLAGAGGLLSAMRSLADASLNPPVATAFDRPTGSDRRFLWWSVALDDVKRIGRRLGGTVNDVALTLVSEAFSQTCTNSDGRDLRVYCPVGDATDVSTLRLGNKVSGMLLDLPLDSPDLKTRWQRVRAAAREAKENGSVQGAILLENVANSLSPSLLARLEQLTGSTKTFNLILTNVPGPQVPLYLFEQKMTGVCPLVPLFRGQGLGIAIFSYAGLLTWGFHVDASCIDAARKLRSSLATAVIKMARLADQTVSSTTQEKTQPIPIHTPRVERDRIARVAG; from the coding sequence GTGGAACAAACGTTTGACCGCCTGAGTGCTCTCGATAGTTTTTTCGTCGACACCGAACGCGAGGACATGCCGATGCACATCGGCGCTGTGTGTCTGTTCGAAGATCCTCAGCCGGGCGATCGCCGCGTCACGCTGCGGCGGCTGCGCGCGCATGTGGAAGCCCGTTTATCGATGATTCCGCGTTACCGGCAGCGCCTCATGCGAGTTCCGCTGGAGGGCCACCCCGTCTGGGTCGATTGTGCGGATTTTCGCATTTCCGACCATGTGCGCGGCGTCGCATTGCCGGCCCCGTCGTCCCCGGGCCATCTCGAAGAAACCGTGTCATGGATCATGTCACAGCCGCTCGCGCGCAGCCGTCCGCTGTGGGAGATCTGGCTGATCGAGGGCCTGCCGAGCGGTGGATTCGCGCTCGCCTGCAAGACCCACCATTGCCTCGCCGACGGTCTGAGCGGGGCGGCGCTGCTTTGTGCCGTGCTCGGCTCCGAGCCGTTTTCGATTCCGGAAACCCCTCGCGCGTGGCGACCGCGTCCGCTGCCGAGCCAGCTCGAGCTTCTTCGCGACGCCATCGACACCCGCCTGCGGGGCGCGGCCAGCCTCGCCAGCGATGCCGCGAGCAACGCGATGTTCTCTCCGCGCAACATGCTTGCCGGAGCGGGTGGTCTTCTCAGCGCGATGCGCTCGCTAGCCGATGCGTCGCTGAACCCTCCAGTCGCAACCGCGTTCGATCGGCCGACCGGATCCGATCGCCGTTTCCTGTGGTGGTCGGTAGCGCTCGACGACGTGAAACGAATCGGTCGCCGTCTCGGCGGCACCGTCAACGACGTCGCGCTCACGCTGGTCAGCGAAGCGTTCTCGCAAACCTGCACGAACTCGGACGGCCGCGACCTGCGCGTCTACTGCCCGGTCGGCGATGCCACCGACGTGTCGACGCTGCGCCTCGGCAACAAGGTCTCGGGCATGCTTCTCGACCTGCCGCTGGACTCGCCGGACCTGAAGACCAGGTGGCAGCGTGTGCGGGCTGCCGCGCGTGAAGCAAAAGAGAACGGTTCGGTGCAGGGAGCGATCCTGCTCGAGAACGTTGCCAACTCGCTGTCGCCTTCGCTGCTTGCTCGCCTCGAACAGCTGACCGGCAGCACGAAGACGTTCAACCTGATCCTGACCAACGTTCCCGGGCCGCAAGTTCCGCTCTACCTGTTCGAACAGAAGATGACCGGGGTCTGTCCTCTCGTGCCGCTGTTCCGCGGGCAGGGGCTCGGCATCGCCATCTTCAGTTATGCAGGACTGCTGACCTGGGGTTTCCACGTAGACGCGAGCTGCATCGACGCAGCGCGCAAACTGCGAAGCTCTCTCGCCACCGCGGTGATCAAGATGGCCCGACTGGCCGACCAAACGGTGTCCTCAACCACGCAGGAGAAGACGCAACCGATCCCAATCCACACGCCGCGCGTCGAGCGCGACAGGATCGCACGCGTCGCCGGCTGA
- a CDS encoding PxKF domain-containing protein produces MKVRCIVVSTIVTLACAVVSTAYASSATKFVAYVSGFDIGQVRPVDLSSATLESTISVPNPYGSTLAPDGQTVWVTSYVDGKVTPIDVASNTAGTPIAVDVHPITIAFKHDGSTAYVANAGSSTISVIDTATKTVTATIPVAQGAAPTGLAVTSDDSTLYVADFYGENLSVIDTATNVVTGTIAIGGSAYAVVLSPDDTTAYVSRFNLGKVSAVDLGTGTITETVSVPGGPRGLALTQDGSTLYAASEQTTVVSKIDTANFSAPPVSIDIGHLSPLFPRLTPDEATVYSSNYSDGTITAIDAVTDVVGSTIGPLFDAAPNQTEAHATGISIATVDAEAPTTTITPSGTHGSNGWYTSDVTVDISADDPVADDGVAGNGLAQTRCALDPNPAPSSFDDLPDADCDLTNVANDGAHTVYAASVDRAGNKETPVVVAIKIDQTAPELAPTVTPNPLLLGAVGTALPHATDATSGVATSSCDAVTTATLGDHTVACHATDNAGNSTNQRFHYVVSYGFLGFFSPAPGSKWKVGQTVPVKFALIDATGARISDAAAAALVSSPCKVKVSATGAQTLVPACAKYDPATDQFIYNWQLGKSGTGAAVIKATISYPGTTTTTIRSQSITITK; encoded by the coding sequence ATGAAGGTACGCTGCATCGTCGTCTCGACAATTGTCACATTGGCATGCGCGGTGGTCTCGACCGCCTACGCGTCGTCGGCGACGAAGTTCGTCGCGTACGTGTCCGGCTTCGACATCGGCCAGGTAAGGCCGGTCGACCTCTCGAGCGCAACGCTGGAGTCAACGATCAGCGTCCCGAATCCATACGGCTCGACACTTGCGCCAGACGGCCAGACGGTCTGGGTCACGAGTTACGTGGACGGCAAAGTCACGCCGATCGACGTAGCTTCGAACACCGCCGGGACTCCCATCGCCGTCGACGTTCACCCGATCACGATCGCGTTCAAGCACGACGGAAGCACCGCGTACGTCGCCAACGCCGGTAGCTCGACGATCAGCGTCATCGACACGGCCACAAAGACCGTGACTGCAACGATCCCTGTCGCGCAAGGCGCTGCACCAACAGGCCTCGCCGTCACGTCGGACGACTCGACGCTCTACGTCGCCGATTTCTACGGTGAGAACTTGTCGGTCATCGATACGGCGACGAACGTCGTGACCGGAACGATCGCCATCGGCGGCTCCGCCTATGCCGTTGTGTTGTCACCGGACGACACGACGGCGTACGTAAGTCGCTTCAACCTCGGCAAGGTCAGCGCGGTCGACCTCGGGACCGGCACGATTACCGAAACCGTCTCGGTACCTGGCGGTCCGAGAGGCCTGGCGCTTACGCAGGACGGAAGCACCCTCTACGCGGCGAGCGAGCAAACCACGGTGGTCAGCAAAATCGACACGGCCAATTTCTCCGCGCCGCCTGTCTCGATTGACATCGGTCACCTGAGCCCATTGTTCCCGAGGCTGACGCCCGACGAAGCGACCGTTTACTCGTCGAACTACAGCGACGGAACCATCACCGCGATCGACGCCGTCACGGATGTCGTCGGATCCACTATCGGGCCACTGTTCGATGCCGCCCCGAACCAGACTGAAGCACACGCGACCGGCATCTCGATCGCAACTGTCGACGCGGAGGCGCCCACGACGACAATCACGCCAAGCGGCACGCACGGGTCGAACGGCTGGTACACGAGCGACGTCACCGTCGACATCTCGGCCGACGACCCCGTCGCCGACGACGGTGTGGCTGGCAACGGCCTCGCGCAAACCCGCTGCGCGCTCGATCCGAATCCCGCGCCATCGTCGTTCGACGATCTGCCGGACGCGGACTGCGACCTGACGAACGTCGCAAACGACGGCGCGCACACCGTGTACGCAGCAAGCGTGGACAGGGCGGGCAACAAGGAGACGCCGGTTGTCGTCGCCATAAAGATCGACCAGACCGCGCCCGAGCTCGCGCCGACGGTCACTCCGAATCCGCTGCTCCTCGGCGCGGTCGGCACGGCCCTCCCGCACGCGACGGACGCGACGTCCGGTGTCGCGACATCCAGTTGCGATGCCGTTACCACGGCCACGCTCGGCGACCACACGGTCGCATGCCATGCAACCGACAACGCCGGCAACTCGACCAACCAGCGCTTCCACTACGTCGTCAGCTATGGGTTCCTCGGCTTCTTCTCGCCCGCGCCCGGCTCGAAGTGGAAGGTCGGACAGACCGTGCCGGTCAAGTTCGCTTTGATCGACGCCACCGGTGCTCGCATCTCCGACGCTGCCGCGGCCGCGCTCGTGTCGTCTCCATGCAAGGTCAAGGTCTCTGCGACCGGCGCGCAGACGCTCGTACCTGCGTGTGCGAAGTACGATCCCGCGACCGATCAGTTCATCTACAACTGGCAACTCGGGAAGTCGGGGACCGGCGCGGCGGTGATCAAGGCGACGATCAGTTATCCGGGGACCACAACGACCACGATACGGTCGCAGTCGATCACGATCACGAAGTAG
- a CDS encoding adenylate/guanylate cyclase domain-containing protein — protein sequence MQADSQAGVERHLRAILSADAVGYSRRMAENDAATVAAIRSRRQTFSGYVREHHGRIVGTAGDNVLAEFTSSIDAVACAVAVQTELAETEAGVPEGERLRFRIGIHLGSILVEEGEIFGDGINVAARLEGLALPGGICASAVVIDEVRGKVAGSFEDLGEQSLKNIPVPVRAFRIRLPHGQDDTPPAGATIPGFSGRPVLAVLPFEDRGTDASLSYLADGIAEDLIARFSAFRLFPVISSSSTASYKGRRADIRQVSRELGARYLVAGSIQGSGAAGLVAGGATSAQRIRVAVELVDGSTGLQIHRERYDRELGDVFELQDGIVLAILSSIEPAIGRAEQLRIRQKPAPHLDSWECFQKGAHLLFGLRAKGELDEAMRLLRRSRELDPSFSTAAALETVCHAAMLTYHWSDDPARTVADARAAAEMALSLSDDDPWAYAAMGYATSYGGDTAAAVAAFERAIDLNPSLTMAYQGLAVALTTESPDEAIRVMEKAIRLSPRDQQMHFFLHQLAVANLVAGRLEAAVEREKESLRLRGDQPHGYRVLAAALGHLGRSAEALEALATMRRISPSFSLDTFRQTNTAALAELCIAGWRRAGWNG from the coding sequence ATGCAGGCGGACAGCCAAGCGGGCGTCGAGCGGCACCTCCGGGCAATCCTGAGCGCCGACGCGGTCGGCTACAGCCGCCGCATGGCCGAGAACGATGCGGCAACGGTCGCCGCGATCCGTTCGCGCCGCCAGACCTTCAGCGGCTACGTGCGCGAGCATCACGGACGCATCGTCGGCACCGCGGGCGACAACGTGCTCGCCGAATTCACGAGCTCGATCGATGCCGTCGCGTGCGCCGTCGCCGTGCAGACCGAGCTCGCCGAGACCGAGGCCGGCGTTCCCGAAGGCGAGCGTCTTCGCTTTCGTATCGGCATCCATCTGGGCTCGATCCTCGTCGAAGAGGGCGAAATTTTCGGCGACGGCATCAATGTGGCCGCCCGTCTCGAAGGGCTCGCGCTGCCGGGCGGCATCTGTGCATCGGCGGTCGTCATCGACGAGGTCCGCGGCAAGGTTGCCGGGTCGTTCGAGGACCTCGGTGAACAGAGTCTCAAAAACATCCCGGTGCCGGTGCGCGCGTTCCGCATCCGGCTTCCGCACGGCCAGGACGACACACCACCGGCAGGCGCGACGATCCCGGGCTTCAGCGGGCGCCCCGTCCTCGCGGTGCTGCCATTTGAAGACCGCGGCACCGATGCATCGCTGAGCTACCTCGCCGACGGGATCGCCGAGGACCTGATCGCAAGGTTCTCCGCGTTCCGGCTCTTCCCCGTGATCTCGAGCAGCTCGACAGCTTCGTACAAGGGCCGCCGGGCAGACATCCGCCAGGTCAGCCGCGAGCTCGGGGCTCGTTACCTTGTGGCAGGAAGCATCCAGGGTTCGGGCGCCGCCGGACTGGTGGCCGGCGGCGCGACCTCCGCGCAGCGGATCCGCGTCGCGGTCGAGCTCGTCGACGGCTCGACGGGACTGCAGATCCATCGCGAGCGCTACGACCGCGAGCTCGGAGATGTCTTCGAGCTGCAGGACGGCATCGTGCTGGCAATCCTCAGCTCGATCGAACCCGCCATCGGGCGGGCCGAACAGCTGCGCATCCGCCAGAAGCCGGCGCCCCATCTCGACTCGTGGGAATGCTTCCAGAAGGGCGCCCACCTTCTGTTCGGCCTGCGTGCAAAGGGGGAGCTTGACGAAGCGATGCGGCTTCTTCGCCGCTCGCGCGAGCTCGACCCGTCGTTCTCGACGGCCGCCGCGCTCGAGACGGTCTGCCATGCTGCGATGCTGACCTACCACTGGTCGGACGATCCCGCCCGGACGGTGGCCGATGCCCGGGCTGCAGCCGAGATGGCACTGTCGCTCTCCGACGATGATCCCTGGGCGTACGCCGCGATGGGTTACGCGACGTCGTACGGCGGCGATACCGCTGCTGCGGTCGCCGCGTTCGAACGGGCGATCGACCTCAATCCGAGCCTTACGATGGCGTATCAGGGACTTGCCGTCGCGCTCACGACAGAGAGCCCCGACGAAGCGATCCGGGTAATGGAGAAAGCCATCCGCCTGTCGCCTCGTGACCAGCAGATGCATTTCTTCCTGCACCAGCTTGCCGTGGCCAACCTGGTCGCGGGGCGGCTCGAGGCTGCGGTCGAACGGGAGAAAGAAAGCCTGAGGCTTCGCGGCGACCAGCCGCACGGCTATCGGGTGCTTGCCGCGGCGCTCGGGCATCTCGGGCGGTCGGCCGAAGCGCTCGAAGCGCTCGCGACGATGCGGCGCATCTCACCGAGCTTCTCGCTCGACACGTTCCGGCAGACCAATACAGCCGCGCTCGCCGAGCTCTGCATCGCGGGCTGGCGCCGCGCGGGCTGGAACGGCTGA
- a CDS encoding VOC family protein has protein sequence MAVRPIPQGYEGAIPYLSCRNAAAALDFYRSAFGATEHMRMMQPDGRVGHAEIQIGSARIMLADEFPEMGFQSPIALGGTPAGIHLYVEDVDAVVARAKAAGAKVVREPADQFYGDRSATLEDPSGHRWFFATHKEDLTPDEIDRRRAAMEQTEGR, from the coding sequence ATGGCAGTCCGACCGATCCCGCAAGGCTACGAAGGTGCGATCCCGTACCTGTCGTGTCGAAACGCAGCAGCGGCCCTCGACTTCTATCGCAGCGCGTTCGGTGCCACCGAGCACATGCGCATGATGCAACCCGACGGCCGCGTCGGCCACGCCGAGATCCAGATCGGAAGCGCTCGCATCATGCTGGCCGACGAGTTTCCGGAGATGGGTTTCCAGAGCCCGATCGCTCTCGGCGGCACGCCTGCCGGGATTCATCTTTACGTCGAAGACGTCGATGCGGTGGTCGCGCGCGCGAAGGCCGCCGGCGCAAAAGTGGTGCGCGAACCGGCCGACCAGTTCTACGGCGACCGTTCGGCAACGCTCGAAGATCCGAGCGGCCACCGCTGGTTCTTCGCGACCCACAAGGAAGACCTGACGCCGGACGAGATCGACCGCCGCCGCGCGGCGATGGAACAGACCGAAGGGCGGTAG